From the genome of Porphyromonadaceae bacterium W3.11:
ACGAGCTGATGTTGCAGGTACAAAACTCCCTATCTGAGCTAGGAGGGTGATGAGTGCGGTCTGCCTAAGCAAAGCTGACTTACCACTCATATTTGGTCCTGTGATGACGATGATCTGCTGCTCCTTGGTATCTAAGTAAGTATCGTTAGGTATGTACTGTTCGCCTGGAGGCATCAACTTCTCTATCACTGGGTGACGGCCATCCTTGATATCTATGATATCACTATTATCTACAGTAGGACACTTATAGGAGTAATTCTCTGCTGTTGTAGCAAAGCTAAGCAGAACATCTATCTCCGAAAGCTTCGAGGCATTACTCTGGAGTACCGTGATATAGGTTAGAACAAATGCCATCAACTGCTGGTATAGTTCGTTCTCGAGGACTTGTATCTTCTCCTCAGCCCCTAGTATCTTCTGCTCATATTCCTTAAGTTCAGGAGTGATGTATCGCTCTGCAGAGACGAGTGTCTGCTTCCGAATCCATTCTTCAGGGACTTTGTCCTTATGTGCATTGGTGACCTCGATGTAGTATCCAAAAACATTATTGAATGCTATTTTTAGGCTAGGAATCCCTGTGGCTTCACTTTCTCTATTCCTCAACTGTACGAGGTATTCCTTTCCCCCTCCTACTATTTCACGCAGTTCGTCTAATTTACTATTAACACCCTTAGCAATTACTTTCCCCTTACCCAGTTGGATAGGAGTATCTTCGTCAATGCTCTTCTCAATCTTCTCCGCCAACTCCTCGCATGGGTCTAGGGCTAGCCCTAGCTCTTTCACGTCATTCTCTTCGGCAGAGAGTAGCATTTGCATAATAGGATGAATAGCCCTTAGTCCTAGTGCTACTTGTCTTAGCTCACGAGGATTGATACGATTGACTGCGACCTTACTTGCCAATCGCTCCATATCCCCTACTTCGCTTAGTAACTCTCTGAGGTTTATTCGTAAGTCTTTTTGTGCCAGAAAAGTCTTTACAGCAGATTGACGCTTTTTGATCTCATTGGCATCTAGTAATGGAAAGACCATCCACCGCTTCAATAGTCGACCACCCATAGGGGTGAGTGTATCATCCATGATGTTAATCAGGGTGACACCTTCTTCTGAGAGAGGTTGAAGGATCTCCAGATTACGGAGAGTGAAGCGATCTAGCTGTACATACTTATTCTCCTCTATCTTCCTCAAGGCTGTGATGTGCTTTATCTCAGAGTGGTGGGTCGCTTCCAGATAATAAAGGATAGCCCCAGCGGAGATAATGGAGAGAGGATTTCGGTCTATACCAAAGCCCTTAAGATGATGTACCTCAAAATGCTTAATCAGTCGTTCCTTACCATAATCCTCAGTGAAGACCCAGTCCTCTAGGGGAAAGAGATTTAGCTTATCACCAAAACGCTGCTGTATCTCTATTTCGGTGCCCCGCTTTATAAGGACCTCTTTTGGCTGAAAGTTAGTGATCAACTTATCTATATCGCTAACCGTTCCTTCGCTTGTCGCAAACTCTCCCGTTGAAAGGTCCAGCAAACTTACACCCGCTTTGCCCCCACCTAATACTATTGCTGCTAGGAAGTTATTAGCATTAGCCTCAAGTACATTGTCATCCATCGTCAGTCCTGGAGTCACCACCTCCGTAACTGCACGCTTCACTAATTTCTTTGTGAGCTTAGGATCTTCTATCTGATCGCAGATAGCCACTCTCTTGCCCTGCCTTACAAGCTTAGGTAGGTAGGTGTCAAGAGCATGGTGAGGAAAGCCTGCAAGTGGTACATTACTAGCCCCTCCATTGGATCTCTTAGTAAGGGTGATGCCCAATAAGTTGGATGCTTTGATAGCATCTTCACCGAATGTCTCGTAAAAGTCCCCTACCCTGAAGAGCAAAATAGCATCAGGGTACGTTTTCTTAAACTTTTTATACTGAGCCATCATTGGCGTTTCTGATACTTTACTAGCCATCCTATACTTATCAATGAATTACGTAAGTCATCCCTAATCCAAAATCAATCCCACTCAACCCCCTTTTGTTTGTACGGCTATAAGAGCGTGACACGGGTGCGTAATTATAGCCACTACTTAGCTGTACTGCGAAGTGATTAGCCGTTAGTAGTGTAGCCCCAATCCCGACTCTACCGACAGCACCAGGAGATACGAAAGGGATGGAGTTACTTCTACTCTTCAATCCTTCTGATAGTCTTATTTCAGAAAGGTAACCGATGGATAAGTTACCATCCAACCATAGTCGTCCACCCCAAAAGCCTTGCATAAAATCGGCTCCAACCATTACAGAATATCCATGAAGATACTCTCTGGGCTGAAGGTCGTTATTACTCGTGTGTATATCTCCTGATAGACGGACACCTAATCGCTTGTATAGCGGGACTCTAGCCATTATACCTATGGTATTACCCAGTCCAGAAGCCTCATATCCAGAGGTCTTTGATAAGAGGGAGTTAAAGCCCTTTTGGACCGTAAGGAAGTATGGCGATTGCCAATCCTCTCTATAATAATCTAGTTCAAAACGTTCTAAGCCCCTACCCCATATCAAGTCATTTATCAAATAACCTACATAAGCTGAAAAAACGCCTACCCCAGCCCCAGTAACTACATCTGTAGCCCAATGCCTATCATTAGCCACACGAGCTATCCCTACACCGCTGGCCAGTGTATATCCGATGGCTGATATCCATGGGTATTCTGCACCATACTCTGCGTCAAGAATAGTAGCAAATGTAAAGGCTGTGGCAGTATGAGCCGAAGGAAAAGCATAATCATCAGAATTATCCTGAGGTCTATGTCGCTTGATTAACTCTTTGCCAGCGAATGCTATCCCTGTAGAAAGTCCTACAGATAGTCCCTGAGCTGAGAGTGCTTCTAAATGACTGTTGCTGCGTCCTTCAATGCCTGCAAGCCTCATTCCCCATACAGCAAGTAGCGGAACGGGTGTCACAAAGTCGTCAAGCCTATTATGGTATGAGGGTATGTATTGCTGGCGGATGCTCCTAACAGCATGGTCTTGCTTTAAATGGACTAGATCAAAAGCTACTATCGGGATCATAACTCCCACAGCTGTTTCTAGTGGAGTTCGATCCACCCACGTGGGTCGCTCTTGAGACCATGTATGGTGACGTAAGCTGTCGGCTTCTTGGGCCTTAGAAGCAGTTGTGAAGAATAGTGTTATAAAAAGTAGAGATATTAGCTTTCGCATATAAGTTGAAATTTAAGCCTTATCGTCCTCGTATTGCTTCATGGATTTCTCAAACTCTTCTCTATCAAATTTGATATATTGCGGAGGTGTAGGCACATAGTCCTCCTCCCACATAGAGCTAGTAACCATAAGGTCGGCACTATACCTATTGCAAGCGATGGGCACATTATGAATACGGCATTGACGAAGCAACATATGTATGTCTGCTTCGTGAGGTAGTGCATTGAGGTCATCCATAAGGAATATGGCCAAATTAACCTCCTGACGTACTACCATGGCTGCAATCTCAGCATCTCCACCGAGAGGACCGCTATTTTTACAATCAATATCAATGTCATATCCCCGAGATTTGAAGGCACGCTGTATCATAGCACCTGTTGTTCCTGTGCAAACAATATTATGTTTACTCAGAAATTGAACATTATGAAGAGCCCACTCCACCATATCTACTTTTCTATAATCGTGTGCCACAAGGGCTATTGTTAGCTTATTCATCACTTATAATCCTCCAAAATTTTAAAAATGTTACTTATATACAAAGATAATCATTTTGCGTCACTAATCCAGATAGCCCTACTTTATAGTCATGAGTTAGGTATAAGAATAGCCTTTCGGTATCTATATAACTTATTTCTACTAGTTTTGTTGCCTTAATCTGATACTCTTTGTTAGGTGCATTATAGGGGATCAAATGAATAGTATTTTTTAGAAGAAGACACATGAAGATACTGAGGCGAGATTCTTCATATATGAAACATTTCTTCTTCTCATACGAAAAAAATATTTTTGATATGAGAAGCTTTTCTCTTTTATATAACTAAAATTTTTCCAGCTATTAATTTTCCAAAATAGATATAATGGTATGGCGTTTGATACTTTTTATTACCCTCTTTATACCAATACTTTATAGCTTTATATTTATTTGATTTACAACGGAGCTTTAAGTTTTTTCAAATGACATAGTATTTACAGGTAATCTAGGTAAAGAAAAAGCCCCACAACTAATCACAGGTTGTGGGGCTTAACTATTTAGTTAATGAATACAATTTATTACATTAGATATTAGGATCTACGTGACCAGCAGAAGTTCCCCATAGGCAATAGAATGCATCATATGTAGCTTGATCAAGAGTGATTTCCCAAGCCTTTGCCATACGTTTAATGAAATCTTTTTCAGCATCGTCTTCAAGTTGGTCAAATTTTGGTGCTATCTCCTCATCTTCTTCATTATACACAGAAGTTTCAAGAGTCTCGTCAGGGCTACAGTATACAATGAAGTGAACATTAGTATTCAAATCCCAGAAGTCAGTACCTCTTTGCTCCTTACTTGGTGCTTTTGCTGGAGATGGAGTCTCTGTCTTTGAAAGAGTTTTCTTAGGGTCAAACTTACTTGTTCTTGAGTGCATAAGAGCGATTTCTACATCAAGTTCGTAGAACTTGCCTGCTAGCTCTTTTACATCCTCGAAGTTATTAAATCTTAAAACACCCTTAAATCCTCTTGGATCTTTTTCACCAATCAGTTTAATATCTTCTGGCTCCTTATTAGCCCAACTACCATTCCAAGGATCAGTATCCAAGTAGATATATTGCATGATATCTAGTGCACCATCTTTATCCTTAGGGATTTTTAGAGCTTCACCAGTTCCTTCAGCTGTCCATTCTCTGACACTTTTAGCCTGTGGAATGAAGAAGTGCTGATGGATTTTCTCCTGTCCATTGGTTAGGAATTGGTTAGTAATTTCTTCACCAGCCTTATTATAGTACTTGATGACAAGTGTATAAAATGGACTTGATGGTTGTTCTGGTATATCTTTATGGAAGTCTGTACCGCATTTAACTTTAAAGCTTTTAGGGCTATCCTCAGCAGGTCCCCAACCGTGTTCCTTATCAAGGACATAAGTTATTTTCTGAGAAGTTGTGAAGAACTTAGTTTCTTCCATGTTACCATTCCCGTGCCATGTTGTAGGTCCATGGGTATGGCATTCTTGGAGAATAAATTCAGCCTTGTATGGATCTTCGTGAAGCTTATTCTCGGTCTGTTCTTTTGGAGGGGTTGGTTTCAGTGGGTCATTATTTTTCTGACCGCATGAAGCAAGTACAAGGGCTACGATGATTGTTGCAGCGATGTACCATAGGTTTGTTTTAAAAAATGATTTCATAAATGGTATTTATTAAATGAATTAAAATGACCATGTTAATCGCAATTTGACATTACGACCAAGGTCGTGAAAATAGTATCTAAATCTATTTGTATAATCTTTGTATAGTTTGTTAAGCAGGTTTTCAGCAGTGACCTGAAGTGCCAACGTTTGCTTCTTTGGGAGTTGGTATGTCCCACAAAGGGACATATTGACAAGATGGTATGCAGGTGGTGTAAAGTCCACTAAATCCATTTCTGGTGAAAAGTTGTGCTGTTTAGCACAATAGATATGCTCTAGATCTGCCGAGAGAGTCAACCCGTCACCAACATTTAGATGTTGCTCTGATTGGATCCATTGGCGGAAACGTAGTGGTGCCACGTTAGGGACATATAACTTGGACTTGGTAACGCCTACGGTCACACCGCATTGGGCTCCATAATAAAGTTTCTTTCCGAGAATATCCCAGCCAAACTTAGCGTCAATGCCTCTGAATAGTGAATTTTCTTGTCGGTAATCAAAGATAGGGAATGTACCTGCTTGTGTTGTGAATCTCTTTCTATTGGTCGCTTGATATATGTAACCATCAACATACTGTAGAAATCCCTCTACAGACCATCTCAACTTATCTGTATTCCCTTCTATAGAGAGTACCCATTTGTATCCTGTTTCAGGCTTTAAGTCGTGTTTTCCCTTAGAGAAGACACCAGAAGCCTTATCCACTCCTAAGCTATATCGCTCATAAACGTGTGGTGATCTTTGTAGAATGGATATGTCAGATACGATGGAGAAGAGGTCACTAAGCTTATAGGATATACCCATCTGCCCCCCGAGTAAGTTATGCTTAATGACACCATCATAGTAATCACCAGCAAAATCGTACCCAGCCGCTGAATTAAAATAATTTTCCCAGCGAATGCCCCAGTCCATGGTTACCTTATTCCACTGCTTTTTTTGCCATCCGAATAGACTTGTTACGAACTCTACATAGTTAGGAATCATAGGGGTGACCCCTGTATCTTCAGGGTTATCATTTCTCGAAAATTGAAGTTCGGCACCTAGCTCAATTCTGCTACCCCACAGGTTGTAGTTATCCCAAGTGAGGAGTGCATCGGAAGTCTTCAGTAACATGCTAAACTCAGGGACGTACGACCTATAGTTTCGGCGATTCTGATAGTCTTTGTGGATATTTACTTGGTGAGATAAGTTTAGCATCAACTTTTGTGATGGCGTGAGCATATAGCTACTCTTCAGAGTCGCCAGAAAGTGCTTGATGTGAGAGTATGGATAGGTGATATCTCTAGTGAAGGGATATATTAGCGATGGACGGCCTATTTTCAGACGCTCTTGGAAGAGTGATTCCGAACCGATCTGCCAAGCCAACATTCCACCATCTTTATTATCAAAGTATGAGAATAGCAGATCCGAGAAGAGTCGTTTGCTTTGGTAACCAATGTGTGCAGTACCACTAATGACTCTACTACCTGTATTATTAAGTAAATAATCTGCAGTATGCTTATCTCCAGTGTTTTGTAGAGCTGTCTGAAGCTCCCATGCCCAGTGATTACTAATGCTTCCGTGAAGTGAAACCTTCCCTAATACGGAGCGTCCATTAGTAGCGTATGAGGTGCTTAAGTTACCACCGATAGGGGCTTCCCGATAATGGAGCTGAGGCACATCAACCTCTACCACTCCACCTAAAGCACCAGAGCCATGTTTGACGACTTCTGCACCCTTAATCACTCTGACATTTCCTGCCATGCTGAAGTCTAATTCTGGTGTTTGCTCTATTCCCCAGTTTTGACCAACATGTCGTATCCCATTATTCACAATCATCACGCGATTGCTATGCATTCCGTGTATCACCGGCTTGGACGCATTGGGTCCAGTGGAAAGGATTGATACTCCTTTTATCTTTGATATAGCTTCTGCCAAGGAATTACCTAGATTACTGGAGATCTCTTCAGTAGATAGATTTTCGCTGATGGCTAAGACTTTTCTATTTTTTTTACTTGTAACGATAACCTCGCTTAGTGTTTCGCTCTTGGGATACAAGTCGATGAAGATTTGCTTGGGTGTTGATTGACCTTTCAGTTCTATTGACTTAATCTTTCGGCTCTCATACGATACATGGGTTATCTCGATTTCGTTACCACGAGAGAAATCCAGAAGTACCTTACCCTTATCGTCAGAGCTATAGCGAGTCTTCCCTATAGAAACAATGGCCTGTGGTATAGGATCTTGTGTATAAATATCACGGATTATGACGACTTTGCTCGGTGACTGTGCATGCAATAAGCAACTGCTTTGTCCAACCAAAGTCATGATGATTAACATCAATGTGTTAATAGCCAGTTTTCTTTTTGTAAACATAGCTCAATGTGTATGGTCCTTGAAATCATTTTGAACCCACTGGAATCAGGATGTCCAAGCAAGATTTCAAATCATAGGTAATATCGATGATGAAATATTACACTATATAAGTTAGTAAATTAGAGTATTTAATGATGAGCATTGCTTATTAGCAATGACTTTTTATTCATGTTTTGCAAAGTTATAAAAAAACAAACATATAAGAAAATTATTTAGCTTTATTTTTTATCAAATATTATTTTACGAGTGCTTATCTGTTATTTTATCTTATAATCTTTGTTATGGATTCTTTCTTTGGGCCTAGAGTATATTAGAGGGCTGCTTTACTACTGGAGGGTATTCTATAGAGCGAGCATGATTGCAATTTTTTTGAGGAATGTTTTGGATACGTATTTTTATTCGTACGCTTTTTCATCTTCTTTCCTAGAGGTTTTTTATTTAATGATACTGTCCCCAAAAAGTGTGTAAGTCCCAAGAATGTTATCTTTGAAAAGTTAAAAACAAAAGATAAACAAGAAGATGAGACTTACACAAATGCAATTTAAGGAAATTCTATCAAACGTGATGACAGAGCCAAATGGAGTTGGTCGTTTAATGGAGTTAATCATCGAAATAGCGATGCAAGGGGAGAGGGAACTGTATAAAGAAGATAGTGGCGATGTGAGCAATGGATACCGCCCCCGTCGCATCTTTGCGAGTGGTAATATGCTAGAATTACGAGTACCCCGAACTCGACAGCAGGGCTTCATGCCCTTGATTTTAGGCGTTCTCAAAGATCAAGAGAAAGAGATGGGAGAACTAGCAGGTTATCTATATAGCTGCGGTAATACGATGGAGGATATCTCTGGAGTATTCGAGCGTTTGTATGGTAAACGTTATAGTACGAGTCAAATCAATCGTCTCTCCTTATCGACCCAAGAAGCAGTAGAAGAGTGGCGTCAAAGACGTCTACCGAGGACTTTAGAGGCACTTGTTATCGATGCTACATATCTTCCTGTACGGAGAGGAGAAAGTGTGAGCAAGGAGGCATTTTTTGTAGTGATGAGTTTAGATAGCGAAGGACGTCGAGACATCGTGGGTGTCTATAATAATCCAACAGAGGGAAGCGGCATCTGGGGCGAGTTTTTTGAGGATCTAAAAAGCCGAGGACTCGAAGAGGTAGGACTAATCATTTCAGACGGGTTGAATAACATTGAAGAGGTTGCACGTGAGCACTTTACAGAAGTGGAAGTCCAGCTCTGCACGGTGCATCTACAGCGAGAAATAACTCGAAAGATACGCCCTCGAGATAAGTCAGCCATCGCAAGTGATCTACAGGAGGTCTTTAGTAAAGACGGCTCAAGAAGCTCACCTTTAGATGGCCTAGAGAGCTTTAAAAACTTTGCGTTCAGATGGCGTAAGAGCTATCCTTTTCTCACAAAAATAGCTAACGGTCAGAGGATAGAGTATTACTTCACATACCTAAAATACGACGTCAGTGTTCGCAAGTACATTCATAGTACTAACTGGATAGAACGCTTCAATAGACAGGTAAAGAAAGGGGCTCGATATAAATGTGCATTACCTAGCGTAGAATCCGCTCTACACTTGATAGGTAGTATTGCAATCAATGCAAACTATCTGAAGAAAAGAATAGGAGATCTAACTCTTGGACTTAGGAAGAACAATGAAAAGTAAATAACAACAATGTGCTTTATTTTCCAACACAAAGATATCAACCTAAAAGAATACGGCAAGGCGGTGTCTCCGCGGTGCTACGACAGCCTTGCCTTAATTCTTTATTGGTCTATCTTTAATGTTTATGGAAAACAAAGCGAAAAAATATGTAGGTTTGCTTTTCAGAGACGCATTCTGCCGTACACACTTTTGGGGACACTACCTATTTAATTTAAACTATCAGCAGTATCGCTTATTGTTTACAAGCATGGCAATTAATGCGTGATTACTAACCCTTGCAACCTTGACGATACTTCATAGTCCTGGTTGTATAAAAAGGCGAGGCATAGATACTGATGATCCATGCCTCGCTTATTATTATCCTTACTAAAGGATGTAACTATAATCAGATTCTACTGATTTTAGTCTTCAGTTTTATTGGTCTTAGCCACCATTTCTAGATATTTACCATTCTCAAGGAGTTCACCAAGATAATCTTGAATATCCTTAATAGTAATGCTCTTAAGAACCTTTAGGTAATCAGTGTGGAAGTCATTATCGTAGAAATATTTATCTACAATCACGCCACTCCAGTAGTAATTTTCTTCAAGGTTTTGAGCATGTTTCTTTTCGTAGTTAAGAATGGTCTTATTGAAATACTCAGTGATGTCAATTTCACCAGCTGCAACCTTTTTAAGTTCTTCTTTGATCTTATTATTCAGCTTGTCTGTAGAGTTTGGATCCGTTTTGAAATTGATCAATAGTGTTTCTTCGCCCCTTGGAGCAATATTTACACTACCTTGAGTACCTACTCCGTAAGTACCACCTTCTTCTTCACGAATACTCTTGAAGTATTGTTGGCTTAGCACATCTGAAAGGATAGACATCTTAAGGTCTCTTTCCAATGTGTATTCACCATCCTTCACTAAAATATCTAGTACAAATGCTGTAGGGGTATCAGCGTCAAAGGTAAAATGCTTCATTTCACCAGACCTACTGATTTTCTTCGCCATATTACTATTATCTGGCTCCTTGCTGTAAGTAGAAGGAAGACCACCAATATAACGCTCTACTAATGGAGTGATAGAATCAATATCAAAGCTACCTACGATAAAGAAGGTAAAGTCTGATGCATCTGCAAAACGTTCGTTGTTAGCTCTAAAGACGTTGTCATAGTTGATGTTAGCAAGATCTTCAGGAGTAATAGCTTTTCTCAGCTCATCATTAGGGTAAAGTAGTTGAGGGATAGAGTCCTGTAGGACTGTTGCAAGAGGGTTACTCTTTGCAGCCTCAAGCATTGCTTTCATCTTCTGAACGTTAGCAGAGAACGCTGCGTCATCCTTACGATTATCTGTCATGTTAAGGTACATCAGCTGGAACATGGTTTCGACATCCTTGTCCGAGCTACTTGCACTAATACGTTCACCGAATTCAGAGACAGATGTATTTACAGATACTGTCTTACCAGCAAGCACTTTATTAAGAGCAGTCTCATCATAATCAGCAACACCACCGACGGTAGCAAATCCGTTACTGATAGCTTTTTTATCTATTGTAGGGATATCAGATAGGTTGTAACCACCATAGCTACGTGCTGTTAGGCGAATATCATTCTTCTTATATGTAGTAGGGAGTAGATATACGGTAGCTCCATTAGAAAGAGCCAGACGAGTTACACCAAATTGTAAATCTTTTTCGATTGAAAGGGTCTCTCCAGGTTCTGGAAGAGCATCCTCAGACATAAGTTCAAGACCAGCAAATTCATCTACATAAGGCTCTACTTCTTGTTCTAGAGCTTGGTTGTACTTCGCTAGTAGTTCTTCGCTTGTTGGATACTCTAAACCTTCTTTCTCAACACCCATTAGGTAGATGACAAAGTTCTTAGAAGAAAGAGCCTGGCTAA
Proteins encoded in this window:
- a CDS encoding IS256 family transposase, translating into MQFKEILSNVMTEPNGVGRLMELIIEIAMQGERELYKEDSGDVSNGYRPRRIFASGNMLELRVPRTRQQGFMPLILGVLKDQEKEMGELAGYLYSCGNTMEDISGVFERLYGKRYSTSQINRLSLSTQEAVEEWRQRRLPRTLEALVIDATYLPVRRGESVSKEAFFVVMSLDSEGRRDIVGVYNNPTEGSGIWGEFFEDLKSRGLEEVGLIISDGLNNIEEVAREHFTEVEVQLCTVHLQREITRKIRPRDKSAIASDLQEVFSKDGSRSSPLDGLESFKNFAFRWRKSYPFLTKIANGQRIEYYFTYLKYDVSVRKYIHSTNWIERFNRQVKKGARYKCALPSVESALHLIGSIAINANYLKKRIGDLTLGLRKNNEK
- a CDS encoding TonB-dependent receptor, translated to MFTKRKLAINTLMLIIMTLVGQSSCLLHAQSPSKVVIIRDIYTQDPIPQAIVSIGKTRYSSDDKGKVLLDFSRGNEIEITHVSYESRKIKSIELKGQSTPKQIFIDLYPKSETLSEVIVTSKKNRKVLAISENLSTEEISSNLGNSLAEAISKIKGVSILSTGPNASKPVIHGMHSNRVMIVNNGIRHVGQNWGIEQTPELDFSMAGNVRVIKGAEVVKHGSGALGGVVEVDVPQLHYREAPIGGNLSTSYATNGRSVLGKVSLHGSISNHWAWELQTALQNTGDKHTADYLLNNTGSRVISGTAHIGYQSKRLFSDLLFSYFDNKDGGMLAWQIGSESLFQERLKIGRPSLIYPFTRDITYPYSHIKHFLATLKSSYMLTPSQKLMLNLSHQVNIHKDYQNRRNYRSYVPEFSMLLKTSDALLTWDNYNLWGSRIELGAELQFSRNDNPEDTGVTPMIPNYVEFVTSLFGWQKKQWNKVTMDWGIRWENYFNSAAGYDFAGDYYDGVIKHNLLGGQMGISYKLSDLFSIVSDISILQRSPHVYERYSLGVDKASGVFSKGKHDLKPETGYKWVLSIEGNTDKLRWSVEGFLQYVDGYIYQATNRKRFTTQAGTFPIFDYRQENSLFRGIDAKFGWDILGKKLYYGAQCGVTVGVTKSKLYVPNVAPLRFRQWIQSEQHLNVGDGLTLSADLEHIYCAKQHNFSPEMDLVDFTPPAYHLVNMSLCGTYQLPKKQTLALQVTAENLLNKLYKDYTNRFRYYFHDLGRNVKLRLTWSF
- a CDS encoding phosphatase PAP2 family protein, with amino-acid sequence MRKLISLLFITLFFTTASKAQEADSLRHHTWSQERPTWVDRTPLETAVGVMIPIVAFDLVHLKQDHAVRSIRQQYIPSYHNRLDDFVTPVPLLAVWGMRLAGIEGRSNSHLEALSAQGLSVGLSTGIAFAGKELIKRHRPQDNSDDYAFPSAHTATAFTFATILDAEYGAEYPWISAIGYTLASGVGIARVANDRHWATDVVTGAGVGVFSAYVGYLINDLIWGRGLERFELDYYREDWQSPYFLTVQKGFNSLLSKTSGYEASGLGNTIGIMARVPLYKRLGVRLSGDIHTSNNDLQPREYLHGYSVMVGADFMQGFWGGRLWLDGNLSIGYLSEIRLSEGLKSRSNSIPFVSPGAVGRVGIGATLLTANHFAVQLSSGYNYAPVSRSYSRTNKRGLSGIDFGLGMTYVIH
- the mutS gene encoding DNA mismatch repair protein MutS, yielding MASKVSETPMMAQYKKFKKTYPDAILLFRVGDFYETFGEDAIKASNLLGITLTKRSNGGASNVPLAGFPHHALDTYLPKLVRQGKRVAICDQIEDPKLTKKLVKRAVTEVVTPGLTMDDNVLEANANNFLAAIVLGGGKAGVSLLDLSTGEFATSEGTVSDIDKLITNFQPKEVLIKRGTEIEIQQRFGDKLNLFPLEDWVFTEDYGKERLIKHFEVHHLKGFGIDRNPLSIISAGAILYYLEATHHSEIKHITALRKIEENKYVQLDRFTLRNLEILQPLSEEGVTLINIMDDTLTPMGGRLLKRWMVFPLLDANEIKKRQSAVKTFLAQKDLRINLRELLSEVGDMERLASKVAVNRINPRELRQVALGLRAIHPIMQMLLSAEENDVKELGLALDPCEELAEKIEKSIDEDTPIQLGKGKVIAKGVNSKLDELREIVGGGKEYLVQLRNRESEATGIPSLKIAFNNVFGYYIEVTNAHKDKVPEEWIRKQTLVSAERYITPELKEYEQKILGAEEKIQVLENELYQQLMAFVLTYITVLQSNASKLSEIDVLLSFATTAENYSYKCPTVDNSDIIDIKDGRHPVIEKLMPPGEQYIPNDTYLDTKEQQIIVITGPNMSGKSALLRQTALITLLAQIGSFVPATSARIGIVDRIFTRVGATDNISRGESTFMVEMTESAAILNGLTGKSLILIDELGRGTSTYDGISIARAIVEYLHEHPVGKAKTLFATHYHELNELEGLYPRVKNYNVSVNECDGKVIFLRKLVRGGSEHSFGIHVAKLAGMPKEIIDRAENILSELESQRVRIETSEVENQPSQKKKEGPMQLSFFQLDDPLLSEVREEILGLDINGLTPLEALNKLNSIKRLLTGGKDE
- a CDS encoding methylglyoxal synthase, translated to MNKLTIALVAHDYRKVDMVEWALHNVQFLSKHNIVCTGTTGAMIQRAFKSRGYDIDIDCKNSGPLGGDAEIAAMVVRQEVNLAIFLMDDLNALPHEADIHMLLRQCRIHNVPIACNRYSADLMVTSSMWEEDYVPTPPQYIKFDREEFEKSMKQYEDDKA
- a CDS encoding insulinase family protein, which translates into the protein MTKKIKLWLGAFLVALFATSSMAYAQEAGQQVPPLPIDPAVRVGKLPNGLTYIIRHNEQPKGRANFYIAQKVGSMQEEDSQSGLAHFLEHMAFNGTKNYEGKELINYLESIGVKFGAELNAYTSFDETMYTIKDAPVSNGNGVVDSCLLILRDWSDGIALLDEEIDNERGVIENEWRQGDSGSMRAFTKLLKEMFPGLNYGKRLPIGSMDVVRNFTYKEIRDYYHKWYRPDLQGLIIVGDIDVDYVENKIKSLYADVPAPVNPAERVYEEIPDREAPLSIIVTDPELQGTQISFSFSSDAMPRELKASAMGLTMDYIYNAISQMFDGRIQEITQKPDAPFVQAYLSTGPLFGLTQTEDAFDFGAIAHEGRYEEALNALVAEMKRVRDYGFTAAEYDRTRTEILNTYENKMTSKDNITNTQYAMEYGNYFTSGGYIPGIDMEYAVLSQVAPSITIEAINQLISQALSSKNFVIYLMGVEKEGLEYPTSEELLAKYNQALEQEVEPYVDEFAGLELMSEDALPEPGETLSIEKDLQFGVTRLALSNGATVYLLPTTYKKNDIRLTARSYGGYNLSDIPTIDKKAISNGFATVGGVADYDETALNKVLAGKTVSVNTSVSEFGERISASSSDKDVETMFQLMYLNMTDNRKDDAAFSANVQKMKAMLEAAKSNPLATVLQDSIPQLLYPNDELRKAITPEDLANINYDNVFRANNERFADASDFTFFIVGSFDIDSITPLVERYIGGLPSTYSKEPDNSNMAKKISRSGEMKHFTFDADTPTAFVLDILVKDGEYTLERDLKMSILSDVLSQQYFKSIREEEGGTYGVGTQGSVNIAPRGEETLLINFKTDPNSTDKLNNKIKEELKKVAAGEIDITEYFNKTILNYEKKHAQNLEENYYWSGVIVDKYFYDNDFHTDYLKVLKSITIKDIQDYLGELLENGKYLEMVAKTNKTED